A region of Lacinutrix sp. Hel_I_90 DNA encodes the following proteins:
- a CDS encoding YcxB family protein has translation MKLEYILEEKDFIDYHLFSISENRKTRKLMNTTKYILVGVFLFIGMNMYNRNNVEFAIILGIAVILTLFFFDKLYKSKLRNHFSKIVKNNYSKNIGEKQTMEFTAEYLITEDKTGEGKTKISETEQIDETQNNFFIKLSNGSSFVVSKNGIDNLEQIKKKWNELNIPISENLDWEWK, from the coding sequence ATGAAATTAGAATACATATTAGAAGAAAAAGATTTTATAGACTACCATTTATTCTCGATATCTGAAAATAGGAAAACGAGAAAACTAATGAATACGACGAAATATATTCTCGTTGGTGTGTTTTTGTTTATTGGAATGAATATGTATAACAGAAACAATGTTGAGTTTGCAATCATACTCGGAATCGCAGTTATATTAACTTTATTCTTTTTCGATAAATTATATAAATCCAAATTAAGAAATCACTTTTCAAAAATTGTCAAGAACAATTACTCAAAGAATATTGGAGAAAAACAAACAATGGAATTTACGGCTGAATATCTAATTACAGAGGACAAAACTGGAGAAGGAAAAACTAAAATATCGGAAACTGAACAAATTGACGAAACTCAAAACAATTTTTTTATAAAACTATCAAACGGTTCCTCCTTTGTAGTGTCTAAAAATGGAATTGATAATTTGGAACAAATTAAAAAGAAATGGAATGAATTGAATATTCCAATTTCTGAAAATTTAGATTGGGAATGGAAATAA
- a CDS encoding DUF4375 domain-containing protein — protein MKRILTISIIMINLLNIFGCKAQNESAPYWEFNKTEHFRPELNKGEFFKLSGYDFGWFVLEPISKFVKDKEYEIERGKSLSYGQKALYYWWYLDAQVTNGGFVQFYYNGYGPYVPTIIKGLEHIGDTEMANLVKKADKIYQKNKKLMDKAQESDLFDSDLYDRLDEMSLLDDSYYEMNEKTMSLIETYIRENPNEICLDEDGKEFDITFTGLCKTFYADKTVKEEFLLEQGVINGEFKSFYENGKLKEKIDYKKGEQTGEKEEFYDNGKLKYQITKKPSKNIFVHEWYYDNGNPKKLESKLIDKDERIGDYKEWYENGQLAESGNYKSAYERKGEWLEFYENGSKKVEAEFVNGEYRLKNHWNEKGEQTLTSGTGYSQFFSKPFFKDDVPEFHYREYKSFVAHGVWKELKNDTLQRLVNYQNGKRHGKMETFYENGNLKEETIYENGNSVSTKKFRKYKNPKVKTFVVSRICKGCYEDYEEYQLPDNEPKPLNDLELTENFKAEVSIFEPYGDDHIMFYGYYVFVNEKGFIDEIKFAVADNMWLDEQVKSSMAELKFEPAIIEGKPIKSIHYVRYKLKLIE, from the coding sequence ATGAAAAGAATACTTACCATTTCAATCATAATGATAAACCTATTAAATATATTCGGTTGCAAAGCCCAAAACGAAAGTGCCCCTTATTGGGAATTTAATAAAACTGAACATTTCCGACCTGAACTGAACAAAGGCGAATTCTTTAAATTAAGTGGTTATGATTTTGGCTGGTTTGTACTTGAACCAATATCGAAATTTGTAAAGGACAAGGAGTACGAAATTGAGCGTGGAAAATCTTTATCATATGGACAGAAAGCACTTTATTATTGGTGGTATTTAGATGCTCAAGTTACAAATGGTGGATTTGTTCAATTCTACTACAATGGTTATGGACCATATGTTCCAACAATAATTAAAGGACTGGAACATATTGGAGATACTGAAATGGCAAATCTGGTTAAAAAAGCAGATAAAATCTATCAGAAAAACAAAAAGCTAATGGACAAAGCACAAGAAAGTGACTTGTTTGATAGCGACCTTTACGATAGACTTGATGAAATGTCTTTACTTGATGACAGTTACTATGAAATGAATGAAAAGACAATGTCTTTAATTGAAACTTATATTCGTGAAAACCCAAACGAAATATGTCTTGACGAAGATGGAAAAGAATTTGATATAACTTTTACTGGTCTTTGCAAGACCTTTTATGCTGACAAAACAGTCAAAGAAGAGTTTCTGCTTGAACAAGGTGTAATAAATGGAGAATTCAAGTCTTTTTATGAAAACGGAAAACTAAAAGAAAAAATAGATTACAAAAAAGGAGAACAAACTGGAGAGAAAGAAGAATTCTATGATAATGGTAAACTAAAATATCAAATAACTAAAAAGCCATCAAAAAATATCTTTGTGCACGAATGGTATTATGACAATGGAAATCCAAAAAAACTTGAGTCAAAACTTATTGATAAAGATGAAAGAATTGGAGATTATAAAGAATGGTATGAAAACGGGCAACTTGCTGAATCTGGAAATTACAAATCAGCATATGAACGTAAAGGAGAATGGTTAGAATTCTATGAAAATGGAAGCAAAAAAGTAGAGGCTGAATTTGTTAATGGAGAATACAGACTTAAAAATCATTGGAATGAAAAAGGAGAACAAACTTTAACAAGTGGAACTGGCTATAGTCAGTTTTTTTCAAAACCATTTTTTAAAGATGATGTACCTGAATTCCATTATCGTGAATACAAAAGTTTTGTAGCTCACGGAGTTTGGAAAGAACTTAAAAACGATACTCTTCAAAGACTTGTAAATTATCAAAATGGAAAACGTCACGGTAAAATGGAAACTTTTTATGAAAATGGAAATCTAAAAGAAGAAACTATCTATGAAAATGGAAATTCTGTTTCCACCAAAAAGTTTCGGAAATATAAAAACCCTAAAGTAAAAACATTTGTTGTTTCAAGAATTTGTAAAGGATGCTATGAGGATTATGAAGAATATCAATTACCTGACAATGAACCAAAACCCTTAAATGATTTGGAATTGACAGAGAATTTTAAAGCCGAAGTTTCAATATTCGAACCTTATGGAGACGACCATATTATGTTTTATGGCTATTATGTATTCGTTAATGAAAAAGGATTTATAGATGAAATCAAGTTTGCTGTAGCAGACAATATGTGGTTGGATGAACAAGTAAAATCAAGTATGGCGGAATTGAAATTTGAACCTGCAATAATAGAAGGGAAGCCTATTAAAAGTATACATTATGTTCGGTATAAATTAAAACTGATTGAATAA
- a CDS encoding integrase core domain-containing protein → MAEKVNGMLKDAFYRDYTFSNMAHAKKATKNAINSYNEIRLHLSLDF, encoded by the coding sequence ATGGCAGAAAAAGTTAACGGGATGCTTAAAGACGCATTTTATCGCGACTACACTTTTTCTAATATGGCCCACGCGAAAAAAGCCACAAAAAACGCCATTAATTCATACAACGAAATAAGATTACATTTATCTTTAGATTTTTAA
- a CDS encoding integrase core domain-containing protein has product MEQKIEFICEWRTGKYTITELCKAFEISRPTAYKIIARFEKDGYEGLRELSRKPRGLHPNATNEKVVESILNLKEKYKLWGAKKIWKLLYNDYPDETIPTILTVHNILKKHGLVSPQKRMRRVKPVFPIFDPKACNEVWSADYKGKFLMGNKIYCHPLTIADSKSRFLFTAKGHYKENLASAKAEFTRVFRKYGIPKQIHTDNGSPFGSVRAIQRYTQLSYWFIELGINPVFSDPAHPEQNGRHERMHRDLKAACAKPSAFDLKAQQRRLNHFVKEYNHIRPHEALGMETPASVHDFSARPFPEKILNFDYESNYKVIKVTQNGAIRWKSYYWVYLTAALKGKHVGIEDQGNGIWKVFYRNVFLGFFNENELRTKQKSIRLETNLV; this is encoded by the coding sequence ATGGAACAAAAAATTGAATTTATCTGTGAATGGCGAACTGGAAAATACACCATTACAGAACTATGTAAAGCTTTTGAAATATCACGGCCAACTGCTTATAAAATCATAGCCAGATTTGAGAAAGATGGTTATGAAGGGCTACGAGAATTATCGAGAAAACCCAGAGGGTTGCATCCTAACGCAACCAATGAAAAAGTAGTAGAAAGCATTCTCAATTTGAAAGAGAAGTATAAGCTGTGGGGTGCAAAAAAAATATGGAAATTGTTGTATAACGATTATCCAGATGAAACTATTCCAACTATTTTGACAGTGCATAACATCCTCAAAAAACATGGGTTAGTAAGTCCCCAAAAACGAATGCGAAGAGTCAAGCCAGTCTTCCCTATTTTCGATCCAAAAGCATGTAATGAAGTATGGAGTGCAGACTACAAAGGAAAGTTCTTAATGGGTAATAAAATCTATTGTCATCCATTAACCATTGCTGACTCTAAAAGCCGTTTTTTGTTTACTGCTAAAGGGCATTATAAAGAAAATTTGGCTTCAGCAAAAGCAGAGTTCACAAGGGTTTTTAGGAAATATGGTATTCCTAAACAAATCCATACAGACAATGGTAGTCCCTTTGGTTCTGTAAGAGCCATCCAGAGATACACACAGCTATCCTATTGGTTTATTGAACTTGGTATAAATCCCGTGTTTTCCGATCCTGCTCACCCAGAACAAAACGGAAGACATGAACGCATGCACAGAGATTTAAAGGCAGCTTGTGCTAAACCTTCAGCCTTTGATTTAAAGGCGCAACAAAGACGTTTAAATCACTTTGTAAAGGAGTATAATCATATTAGACCACATGAAGCTCTGGGAATGGAAACACCTGCTTCTGTGCATGATTTTTCTGCAAGACCTTTTCCTGAAAAAATACTTAATTTTGACTACGAGTCTAACTATAAAGTGATTAAAGTAACTCAAAATGGTGCTATAAGATGGAAATCTTATTATTGGGTGTATCTAACAGCTGCATTAAAGGGAAAACATGTAGGAATAGAAGATCAAGGAAATGGTATTTGGAAAGTATTTTATAGAAACGTGTTTTTAGGTTTCTTTAACGAAAATGAATTAAGAACAAAACAAAAATCAATAAGGTTAGAAACCAATTTAGTGTAA
- a CDS encoding SMI1/KNR4 family protein — protein sequence MTFEDIKAKYSDREPAFPEHLPKPNVSDLNNLIAKYNCKFSKSYIDFQLKHCNEIPMGDFSFEGFGWANKELGPNMNLEEILKDYSDLEYPEYLTPFRYDNGDFWCFDNRSSGSEFPVIIFDHNSNGIESDPNYNWKNFIDWIDKTMENEY from the coding sequence ATGACATTTGAAGATATAAAAGCAAAATATTCTGACCGAGAACCTGCATTTCCCGAACACTTACCAAAACCTAATGTATCGGATTTAAATAATTTAATTGCAAAGTATAATTGTAAATTTTCAAAATCATATATTGACTTTCAATTAAAACATTGTAATGAAATTCCAATGGGAGATTTTTCTTTTGAAGGGTTTGGTTGGGCTAATAAGGAACTTGGTCCAAATATGAATTTAGAGGAAATTCTAAAAGACTACTCTGACTTGGAATATCCTGAATATCTAACTCCTTTTAGATATGATAATGGAGATTTTTGGTGTTTTGACAATCGCAGTTCTGGATCTGAATTTCCTGTGATTATTTTTGACCATAACTCTAATGGAATTGAATCTGACCCAAATTATAACTGGAAAAATTTCATAGATTGGATTGACAAAACAATGGAAAATGAATATTAA
- a CDS encoding Hsp20/alpha crystallin family protein codes for MSNLVSVPKNRSLANSNSNQNFPTLSNWLDDIFNRDLPSVFTSNFNTGITLPKVNIKETADAFMVEMAVPGLKKSDFQIDIDNQVLSISTEAKEEKEHKEENYTRREFGYSSFKRTFTLPESVNDEKINASYNEGILSILLPKKEEAKQKPTRSIKIS; via the coding sequence ATGAGCAATTTAGTTAGTGTTCCTAAAAACCGAAGTTTAGCGAACAGCAATTCAAATCAAAACTTCCCAACTTTGTCAAATTGGTTAGATGATATATTTAATCGAGACTTACCATCAGTATTTACCTCAAATTTCAATACTGGAATTACTTTACCAAAAGTAAACATCAAAGAAACTGCCGATGCTTTTATGGTAGAAATGGCCGTTCCAGGTCTTAAAAAATCAGATTTCCAAATTGACATTGATAATCAAGTATTATCAATCTCGACAGAGGCAAAGGAAGAAAAGGAACATAAAGAAGAAAATTATACTCGTAGAGAGTTTGGTTACTCTTCGTTCAAAAGAACTTTTACTCTGCCTGAAAGTGTAAATGATGAAAAAATTAATGCGAGCTATAACGAAGGCATTTTGAGTATTCTCTTGCCGAAAAAAGAAGAGGCTAAACAAAAGCCTACCAGAAGCATTAAGATTTCATAA
- a CDS encoding Piwi domain-containing protein yields the protein MSGLFLNFYQVEIDLKEVSAKALNYSDYQSKQDFVSLRDSNKKCTFYRENDKILVWSVNELNSEFKQLPDYKINLDDNPKILSRIIENGVIDLLKETDSYRIFKNKYSNTWEIISSKDVLQNSINGLEINRVVHFSPYFCYKEEKLLLGFTLSSSLKNRFTWTKQEFEKNGIDTSGLKGKEDIIFANRHSIKRFLESRGATENYESTRTRENQNSTSFQIINKFYNWLENSKNRIELPFGLNISSITRRYLPFENDIIKSEIIHKPQRYFYSNRKNTQGLRYYDQMVKTYMPYSLEQYQNKNIKLGIICPSEYQGETEGFAKKIESKLKEVFHFNHLSFYFLKIPDSDLKSYEHAIYDKELLECNLVYVIVNQLQEKLSNNLSPYFKCKAKLIGNGIPTQDLQIETIRQNLGAFTMTNIALNSYAKLGGTAWTIEKEDKLKDELVIGIGSTISKDGQFVLGIAQIFHNDGRYMTGNCSPLSSFDNYAENLENHLFETLKPLVEEMKNSGTFRLIFHLFKSASEKYEIKAINNLKERLSDYNFEFALVHLAYGHNFRLYYNDGRNDIMAGSYIQLSKHSAILHFVKNSDLPLKIDIDKRSTFTSMFYIAKQVYWFSHLSHRSYMPSKRTVTIMYPSLMAKMTEELKKVDNWDYDRLKFVEDKLWFI from the coding sequence ATGAGTGGACTTTTTTTAAACTTTTACCAAGTAGAAATTGACTTAAAAGAAGTCTCTGCAAAAGCACTGAATTACTCTGATTATCAAAGCAAACAAGATTTTGTAAGTTTAAGAGATTCTAATAAAAAATGTACTTTTTATAGAGAAAATGACAAAATACTTGTTTGGAGTGTCAATGAGTTAAATAGTGAGTTCAAACAATTACCTGATTATAAAATCAATTTAGATGATAACCCGAAAATACTATCACGTATTATTGAAAATGGCGTTATTGATTTATTGAAAGAAACTGATTCCTATCGGATTTTTAAAAACAAATACTCAAATACTTGGGAAATAATTTCTTCAAAAGATGTACTTCAAAACTCAATTAATGGGTTAGAGATTAATCGTGTCGTGCATTTTTCACCATACTTTTGCTATAAAGAAGAGAAGTTACTATTAGGTTTCACTCTATCTAGTTCATTAAAAAATAGATTTACTTGGACTAAACAAGAATTTGAAAAGAATGGAATCGACACCAGTGGTTTAAAAGGAAAAGAAGATATAATTTTTGCAAATAGACATTCAATCAAACGATTTTTAGAGTCGAGAGGTGCTACAGAAAATTATGAATCTACAAGAACGAGAGAGAATCAAAATTCTACTTCTTTCCAAATTATAAACAAATTTTATAATTGGCTAGAGAATAGTAAGAATAGAATAGAGCTCCCATTTGGATTGAATATATCATCAATAACTAGAAGGTATCTTCCATTTGAAAATGATATCATTAAATCAGAAATCATACATAAACCACAAAGGTACTTTTATAGCAACCGAAAAAATACTCAAGGTTTAAGGTATTATGACCAAATGGTTAAAACTTATATGCCATATTCTTTAGAGCAATACCAAAATAAGAATATTAAACTAGGTATTATTTGTCCTTCAGAGTACCAAGGAGAAACAGAAGGTTTTGCGAAAAAAATAGAGTCAAAACTTAAGGAAGTATTTCACTTTAATCACTTAAGTTTTTATTTCCTAAAAATCCCTGATTCAGACCTAAAGTCATATGAACACGCTATTTATGATAAAGAATTACTTGAGTGTAATTTGGTATATGTAATTGTAAACCAACTTCAAGAAAAATTATCAAATAACCTTTCTCCATATTTCAAATGTAAAGCGAAATTAATAGGTAATGGTATTCCAACCCAAGACTTGCAAATAGAAACAATCAGACAAAATTTAGGTGCATTTACAATGACTAATATAGCTCTGAATTCATATGCTAAGTTAGGAGGAACAGCGTGGACTATAGAAAAAGAAGACAAATTAAAGGATGAGTTAGTTATTGGAATTGGTTCAACTATTTCAAAAGATGGACAATTTGTTTTAGGTATTGCGCAAATTTTTCATAATGATGGCCGATATATGACAGGTAACTGTTCTCCTCTGTCTTCATTTGATAACTATGCAGAAAACTTAGAGAATCATTTATTTGAAACTTTAAAACCTCTAGTAGAAGAAATGAAAAATTCAGGAACATTTAGGTTAATTTTCCATTTATTCAAATCTGCAAGTGAAAAGTATGAAATCAAGGCAATTAACAATCTTAAAGAACGCCTTTCTGATTATAATTTTGAATTTGCTTTAGTACACTTAGCCTATGGTCACAATTTTCGACTATACTACAATGATGGCAGAAACGATATTATGGCAGGTTCTTACATTCAACTTAGTAAGCATTCAGCAATTTTACATTTCGTAAAAAATAGCGACCTTCCATTAAAAATAGATATTGACAAACGGTCAACTTTTACCAGTATGTTTTATATCGCAAAGCAAGTATATTGGTTCTCCCATTTATCACATCGAAGTTATATGCCATCCAAGAGAACAGTAACGATAATGTATCCATCATTAATGGCTAAAATGACAGAAGAACTTAAAAAAGTTGATAATTGGGATTACGATAGATTAAAATTTGTAGAAGATAAATTATGGTTTATTTAA
- a CDS encoding OsmC family protein, producing MKYFSKASSSSKNNASINIKESKIIFGTTPESADNLPNPAELFLGSFSACLLKNVERFSVLMNFEYSNAEITVNATRLEKPPRMDEINYELKIYSQDSNLNINLLKKNIEKFGTIFNTVKASCSVSGEIKKIPE from the coding sequence ATGAAGTATTTTAGTAAAGCCAGTTCTTCTTCAAAAAATAATGCTTCAATAAACATTAAGGAATCGAAAATTATTTTTGGTACTACTCCTGAATCCGCTGATAATTTGCCAAACCCAGCCGAATTATTTTTAGGATCATTTTCAGCTTGTCTTCTTAAAAATGTTGAACGCTTCTCTGTTTTAATGAATTTTGAATACTCAAATGCTGAAATAACAGTTAATGCAACACGTCTTGAAAAACCGCCAAGGATGGATGAAATAAATTATGAATTAAAAATTTATAGTCAAGACAGTAATTTAAATATTAATTTACTCAAAAAGAATATCGAAAAGTTTGGGACGATATTTAATACCGTTAAGGCCTCCTGCTCTGTTTCTGGTGAAATTAAAAAAATACCTGAATAA
- a CDS encoding DUF4435 domain-containing protein has protein sequence MVQKIWEATLPHRRLLKKAGVIETYPAGQERNSYNATEMSDGERVIFYLIGEVVCAPENSILIIDEPEMHIHKSLVKKLFDLIENERLDCSFVYLTHDIDFAFSRQTATKIWAKSYDGSNVWDYEILAEETPIPEQLYLEVLGSRKPVVFLEGDNSSIDYELYNQIYSDYTLKSLGSCEKVIHSVKSFNEQNGFHHIESFGIIDRDRRVNEDVVRLNAKSIWVLDVAESENLLLLEDVVKSVCEHMGKNANEVFEAVKTNLLSFFSSQLESQVLLHFKEALRRKMIEASNFETREIGEVIGEVDANFTSINKQEIYDGIRLEFEQIINTKDFVSMLRVFNLKNALIPNSNICELTDVKNKRGYLKLVVTLLKRNNSISEKISKAIDERIVKNAT, from the coding sequence ATAGTACAAAAAATTTGGGAAGCAACATTACCCCATCGAAGGCTGTTAAAAAAAGCAGGAGTAATTGAAACCTATCCAGCAGGTCAAGAGCGAAATAGTTACAATGCTACAGAGATGAGTGATGGAGAAAGAGTTATTTTCTATCTTATAGGAGAAGTCGTTTGCGCACCAGAAAACTCTATATTAATTATAGACGAACCCGAAATGCACATTCATAAATCTTTAGTAAAAAAACTATTTGATTTGATTGAAAATGAAAGATTGGATTGTTCATTTGTATATTTAACTCACGATATTGATTTTGCTTTCTCTCGTCAAACTGCAACTAAAATTTGGGCAAAATCATATGATGGCTCTAATGTTTGGGATTATGAAATTCTTGCTGAAGAAACACCAATTCCAGAACAATTGTACTTAGAAGTTTTAGGTAGTCGTAAACCTGTAGTATTTTTAGAAGGCGACAATAGTAGTATCGATTATGAACTTTATAATCAGATATATTCAGATTACACATTAAAATCCTTAGGAAGCTGTGAGAAGGTAATACATTCCGTTAAATCATTTAACGAACAAAATGGATTCCACCACATAGAATCATTTGGAATTATTGACCGAGATAGAAGAGTAAATGAAGATGTTGTTAGATTAAACGCTAAGTCAATTTGGGTACTTGATGTTGCCGAATCAGAAAATCTTTTGCTTCTTGAAGATGTCGTGAAATCTGTTTGTGAACATATGGGAAAGAATGCAAATGAGGTTTTTGAAGCTGTAAAAACTAATCTGCTATCCTTTTTTAGTTCTCAACTTGAGAGTCAAGTACTTTTACATTTTAAAGAAGCTCTAAGAAGAAAAATGATTGAAGCTTCAAATTTCGAGACAAGAGAAATTGGAGAAGTTATTGGAGAAGTAGATGCTAATTTCACTTCCATAAACAAGCAGGAAATTTATGACGGAATACGACTAGAGTTTGAACAGATTATAAACACTAAAGACTTCGTTAGTATGCTTCGAGTATTTAATTTAAAAAATGCACTAATCCCAAATTCAAATATTTGCGAATTAACTGACGTAAAAAATAAAAGAGGCTATCTGAAATTAGTTGTAACGCTTCTTAAAAGAAATAATTCGATAAGTGAAAAAATATCGAAGGCAATTGATGAAAGAATAGTAAAAAACGCCACATAA
- a CDS encoding HAD domain-containing protein codes for MILDLDGVLITNPSWKADRIDSDGYSEFNESCVENLNQFLTLTEFDIWLSSTRRTVKTLTEFNLIFKNRGINKEIVGFLPEYADCKNRKEEVQKFIAEYKPSDFLIIDDDKSLNGLENGIKEKLILTDLIKGFDLERLNEATEKMKNRKTVVTNRFILGNGKDGIYSDLTIEVELSNSAILKRGKIIELKDNKVLKDIESEIQSWINDYKEKGIKLKITILNVGIDSEGRRYKIMNSVRGAMHDALPNIGIEPPQMFSIE; via the coding sequence TTGATATTAGATTTAGATGGAGTTTTAATAACAAATCCATCGTGGAAAGCCGACCGAATTGACTCGGATGGATATTCTGAATTTAATGAATCTTGTGTTGAAAACTTAAACCAATTTCTCACTCTTACGGAATTTGACATTTGGTTAAGCTCAACTCGTCGAACCGTTAAAACTTTGACTGAATTCAATTTGATTTTTAAAAATCGTGGAATAAATAAAGAAATCGTCGGATTTTTGCCTGAATATGCAGATTGCAAAAACCGAAAAGAAGAAGTCCAAAAATTTATAGCGGAATATAAGCCATCTGATTTTCTGATTATCGATGATGACAAATCTCTAAACGGATTGGAAAATGGAATAAAAGAGAAACTAATTCTGACTGATTTAATAAAAGGGTTTGACTTAGAAAGGCTAAATGAAGCGACTGAAAAAATGAAAAATAGGAAAACAGTAGTTACGAATAGGTTTATTCTTGGAAATGGTAAAGATGGTATTTACTCTGATTTAACTATAGAGGTCGAATTATCAAACTCTGCAATATTAAAAAGAGGAAAAATCATTGAATTAAAAGACAATAAAGTTTTAAAGGATATTGAATCTGAAATTCAATCTTGGATAAATGATTATAAGGAAAAAGGCATAAAACTAAAAATAACAATTCTGAATGTTGGCATTGACTCTGAAGGTAGAAGGTATAAAATAATGAATTCTGTAAGAGGAGCTATGCACGATGCATTACCAAATATTGGAATTGAACCACCACAAATGTTTAGCATAGAATAG
- a CDS encoding CPBP family intramembrane glutamic endopeptidase yields the protein MKDQTENKLKPIGIFLSITFALSAIFYFLIIYSGKLGGGAGQYVMGLMWCPGISALITMKILKRNISDLGWKWGKTKYQIKSYLIPLLYAFIAYIIIWSFGWGKFYNDETVSWITKSFGLGEISDAFSIVLYFLFVGVFGIIGSMSSALGEEIGWRGFLVPELYKSQGFSKTSLITGLIWGVWHLPILLFADYNSGTPSWFAMPCFMVMIISISFVYTWFRIKSGSLWTAVILHGSHNLFIQSIFTPLTEDTGNTAYYVDEFGIVLPIVVIGFAIYYWSERNELKTMSLNEPLKNQ from the coding sequence ATGAAAGATCAAACCGAGAATAAACTTAAGCCAATTGGAATATTTCTTTCAATCACTTTTGCTTTAAGCGCAATTTTCTACTTCCTCATTATCTATTCTGGAAAATTGGGCGGAGGCGCTGGCCAATATGTAATGGGACTTATGTGGTGCCCTGGGATTTCTGCCTTGATTACGATGAAAATCTTGAAAAGAAACATTTCTGACCTAGGTTGGAAGTGGGGAAAGACAAAATATCAGATTAAAAGTTATTTGATTCCATTACTCTATGCTTTTATTGCCTATATAATTATTTGGAGTTTTGGTTGGGGAAAATTTTACAATGATGAAACGGTAAGTTGGATAACAAAATCATTTGGACTTGGCGAAATTAGCGATGCATTTAGCATAGTATTATACTTCCTTTTTGTTGGCGTTTTTGGTATAATCGGTAGTATGTCATCCGCATTAGGAGAGGAAATTGGTTGGCGCGGATTTTTGGTGCCAGAGCTCTATAAAAGTCAGGGTTTTTCAAAAACTTCCTTGATTACTGGACTTATTTGGGGGGTGTGGCATTTACCAATTTTATTGTTTGCAGATTATAATAGTGGAACACCATCTTGGTTTGCAATGCCATGCTTCATGGTAATGATAATCAGTATAAGTTTTGTATACACATGGTTTCGCATAAAATCTGGAAGCTTATGGACGGCTGTAATACTTCATGGAAGTCATAATCTGTTTATTCAAAGTATTTTTACCCCTTTAACAGAAGATACAGGAAATACAGCTTATTATGTGGACGAATTTGGAATTGTACTGCCAATTGTCGTAATTGGTTTTGCAATATACTATTGGAGCGAAAGGAATGAATTAAAAACCATGTCCCTTAACGAACCACTAAAAAACCAGTAA